A stretch of Parcubacteria group bacterium ADurb.Bin159 DNA encodes these proteins:
- a CDS encoding DNA alkylation repair enzyme, with amino-acid sequence MANLNNKISVFINKELRKLSDKKFARSRNRLIGKKVISYGVKTQEIRKIAKEYFKRFQKETKESWLKIVKELMSTKVFENQMTGIFLLSKIGGKLSISELEKLIKKYINNWATCDTMSSEVAVKVLIGSPERIEALYTWAKSKNIWLKRAALTTTVKLKDKIENW; translated from the coding sequence ATGGCAAATTTAAATAACAAAATTTCTGTTTTTATTAATAAAGAGTTGAGGAAATTGAGCGACAAAAAATTTGCAAGGAGCCGAAATAGATTAATTGGTAAAAAGGTGATTTCTTATGGGGTAAAAACTCAAGAAATTAGAAAAATTGCTAAAGAGTACTTCAAACGATTTCAAAAAGAAACGAAAGAGAGTTGGTTAAAGATTGTCAAAGAGTTGATGTCAACAAAAGTGTTTGAGAATCAAATGACTGGAATATTTCTTTTAAGCAAAATTGGTGGAAAATTAAGCATTTCTGAACTTGAAAAATTAATTAAAAAATATATTAATAATTGGGCAACTTGTGATACAATGAGTAGTGAAGTTGCAGTGAAAGTATTAATAGGATCACCAGAAAGAATCGAAGCTCTATATACTTGGGCAAAATCTAAAAATATTTGGTTAAAAAGAGCCGCTTTGACAACAACGGTGAAACTCAAAGATAAAATTGAAAATTGGTAA
- the sinR gene encoding HTH-type transcriptional regulator SinR, producing MLREISQIGKNIKKLRKQKGLSQDRLSKLADISYNTVIKLESGGITNPSISTLQKIAKALNVSVDNLLK from the coding sequence ATGTTAAGAGAGATTTCACAAATAGGTAAAAATATAAAGAAATTAAGAAAACAAAAGGGCTTATCGCAAGACCGGCTTTCTAAATTGGCTGATATTTCCTATAACACGGTCATAAAATTGGAGTCAGGCGGTATCACTAATCCTTCAATTAGCACACTCCAAAAAATAGCTAAAGCCCTCAATGTTTCCGTTGATAATTTATTGAAGTAA
- a CDS encoding putative methyltransferase, translated as MPKNTKKSEIEKLKAENERLKKELKKQKKYGLVWEEKPEEVVEMCKKKLPVLKEVKNKEIITDKNKPMNLLIEGDNYHALSVLNYTHAKKVDVIYIDPPYNTGNKDFIFNDHYVDREDSYRHSKWLSFMEKRLELAKNLLKDTGVIFISIDDNEVAQLKILMDQIFGENNFVAQLIWRSKGGSGTDPNNITVETEYILCYARNREKLHLNRYKADTSNYILTDKYVNERGRYKLNKLDRKSLGYIESLDFPIKKGNLTAVPGGKDNYKKVWRWRWSKEKVEWGLKNGFIVFKKNKGGILNVYYKIYEFCDNEGNIIKREYPFNNLIPKDLCATSTGTNEIENIFSKRVFEYPKSVKLIKYILTIAAKQNSLILDFMAGSGTTAHAVLELNKEDGGNRKFILCTNNENNNGSGLKIAEDICYPRIKKVIEGYKNLKGEKVEGLGGNLKYFKTDFVDYNEPTDKNKIKLTQQATEMLCVKEGTFEKVIDNKRFKIFKNSNHYTGIIWDQVAIPIFKKAIKDIKGKFSVYVFSLSDETFDEEFKDVKQKVQLSPIPEAILRVYRRIFK; from the coding sequence ATGCCCAAAAACACAAAAAAATCTGAAATTGAAAAATTAAAAGCGGAAAATGAACGATTAAAAAAAGAATTGAAGAAACAGAAGAAATACGGCCTTGTTTGGGAAGAAAAACCGGAAGAGGTTGTTGAGATGTGTAAGAAAAAACTGCCAGTGCTGAAAGAGGTAAAAAACAAAGAAATTATTACCGATAAAAATAAGCCAATGAACCTATTGATTGAAGGCGACAATTATCATGCTCTTTCAGTTTTAAATTATACCCACGCGAAAAAAGTTGATGTCATATATATTGATCCGCCATATAACACTGGCAACAAAGATTTTATTTTCAACGATCACTATGTTGATAGGGAAGATTCTTACCGCCATTCAAAATGGCTTTCTTTTATGGAGAAAAGATTGGAATTAGCAAAGAATTTATTAAAAGACACCGGAGTAATTTTTATTTCAATTGATGATAACGAAGTAGCACAATTAAAAATATTGATGGACCAGATATTTGGAGAAAATAATTTTGTTGCACAATTGATATGGCGAAGTAAAGGGGGATCGGGTACTGATCCAAATAATATTACTGTAGAGACAGAATATATATTATGTTATGCGAGAAATAGAGAAAAGTTACATTTGAATAGATATAAGGCAGATACAAGTAATTATATTTTGACTGATAAATATGTTAATGAACGAGGAAGATACAAATTGAATAAATTGGATAGGAAAAGTCTTGGATATATAGAGAGTTTAGATTTCCCAATAAAAAAAGGTAACCTGACAGCGGTTCCTGGCGGAAAAGATAATTATAAAAAAGTCTGGAGATGGCGTTGGAGTAAAGAGAAAGTAGAGTGGGGACTAAAAAATGGCTTTATTGTTTTTAAAAAAAATAAAGGTGGAATTCTTAATGTCTATTATAAAATATATGAATTTTGTGATAATGAAGGAAATATCATTAAGCGCGAATATCCCTTTAATAATTTGATACCTAAAGATTTATGTGCTACATCAACAGGAACTAACGAAATAGAAAATATATTTAGTAAAAGAGTATTTGAATATCCTAAATCTGTAAAATTAATTAAATATATTTTAACAATTGCTGCGAAACAGAATTCATTAATTTTAGATTTCATGGCTGGGTCTGGGACGACCGCTCACGCAGTTTTAGAACTCAATAAAGAAGATGGTGGCAATAGAAAATTTATTCTGTGCACTAACAACGAGAACAACAATGGCAGTGGCTTAAAAATTGCTGAAGATATTTGCTATCCAAGAATTAAAAAGGTTATTGAGGGATATAAAAACTTAAAAGGCGAAAAAGTAGAAGGTTTAGGTGGGAACTTAAAATATTTCAAAACTGATTTTGTTGATTATAATGAGCCTACTGACAAAAACAAAATTAAACTTACCCAGCAGGCAACAGAAATGCTCTGTGTTAAAGAAGGAACTTTTGAAAAAGTGATTGATAATAAAAGATTTAAGATTTTCAAAAATTCAAACCATTATACGGGCATTATTTGGGACCAAGTAGCAATTCCAATTTTCAAAAAAGCAATTAAAGATATAAAAGGAAAATTCAGCGTCTATGTTTTTTCTCTAAGTGATGAAACTTTTGATGAAGAATTTAAAGACGTGAAGCAAAAAGTCCAATTGTCGCCAATCCCCGAAGCGATTTTGCGAGTATATAGAAGGATTTTTAAGTAA
- a CDS encoding recombination protein F → MKITEICIKNYKSIKKLKFKPNSGLNAFIGENNTGKSNVFEAINWLLGPTYPTFNSTKKSDHYLGDEENKIFISLKFDNSYTFELNESKPKYNFLILKNGRYQKNVNREQFCCAYIGNKRTIVDYLPSDRWSLLGRLLQDINKRFLEEKIQDGKKEVKKSDKLKEDLDKIRDNLLFSVENAEGKKIMSDFIDILKKESAEQLNRSIDDFEVNLNLYDPWDFYRTLQIIVNEKDIDLKLQASQLGMGAQASITVAILKAYSEIKLGGENPIFIDEPELFLHPQAQRNFYKILRKLSKDKNIQIFYTTHSPYFLALEYFDEIFLVRKTKDKGTYIRNANAEELLNDWAIRYGKDISDDLKRKEGLEKLRLHYKEAYEQTSDSMASTEAFFAKKIILVEGNSEALLLPFFFNKINFDWVKERIAIVKCGSKNEMDRFYRLYAELGVPCFVIFDGDKDKNNDKRHKEINNALFKILKENSISDFPNSEIKDNYFGFQNDFNFALKEAGYKDVYNEGDPNKSVKGLSLFLKVKNQTSVKVPSWVNEIKDKVLKLKDEIESVLVKDDNEDLTEEESENNFNFGEIPF, encoded by the coding sequence ATGAAGATAACTGAAATCTGTATAAAAAATTACAAGAGTATAAAAAAATTGAAGTTTAAACCAAATTCTGGCTTAAATGCTTTTATCGGTGAAAATAATACTGGCAAAAGTAATGTTTTTGAAGCAATAAACTGGTTGCTCGGTCCAACTTATCCAACATTTAATTCTACTAAAAAATCCGATCATTATCTCGGAGATGAAGAAAATAAAATCTTTATTAGTTTAAAATTTGACAATAGCTATACTTTTGAATTAAACGAGAGTAAACCAAAATACAATTTCTTAATCCTTAAAAATGGGCGATATCAAAAAAACGTAAACAGAGAGCAATTTTGTTGCGCATATATAGGCAATAAAAGAACAATCGTTGATTATTTACCATCGGACAGGTGGAGTCTTCTAGGTAGGTTATTACAGGATATAAATAAAAGATTTCTTGAGGAAAAAATTCAAGATGGCAAAAAAGAGGTTAAAAAATCAGATAAATTGAAGGAAGATTTAGACAAAATAAGAGACAATCTTTTATTTTCGGTTGAAAATGCAGAAGGTAAAAAAATAATGAGCGATTTTATTGACATATTAAAAAAAGAAAGTGCCGAACAGCTGAATAGAAGCATAGATGATTTTGAAGTGAATCTAAATTTATACGACCCGTGGGATTTCTACAGAACTTTACAAATTATAGTAAACGAAAAAGATATTGACCTTAAACTTCAAGCCTCCCAACTGGGAATGGGAGCGCAGGCTTCAATAACGGTAGCAATTTTAAAGGCTTATTCAGAAATTAAATTAGGCGGAGAAAATCCTATTTTTATTGATGAACCAGAATTATTTTTACATCCACAGGCACAAAGAAATTTTTATAAAATTTTAAGAAAGCTATCAAAAGATAAAAATATTCAAATATTTTATACAACGCATTCGCCATATTTCTTAGCGCTGGAATATTTTGATGAGATATTTTTAGTACGCAAAACAAAAGATAAGGGCACTTATATAAGAAATGCCAACGCGGAAGAGCTTCTGAATGACTGGGCAATAAGATATGGTAAAGATATTTCTGATGATTTAAAAAGAAAAGAAGGATTAGAAAAATTGAGGTTACATTATAAAGAGGCTTACGAACAAACATCTGATAGCATGGCTTCAACTGAAGCATTTTTTGCCAAAAAGATTATTCTTGTTGAGGGTAACTCAGAAGCATTATTATTGCCGTTTTTCTTTAACAAAATAAACTTTGATTGGGTAAAAGAAAGAATCGCGATCGTAAAATGTGGTTCTAAAAATGAGATGGACAGGTTTTATAGATTATATGCGGAATTGGGTGTACCTTGCTTTGTAATTTTTGATGGGGATAAGGATAAAAATAACGATAAACGACACAAAGAAATAAATAATGCTCTATTTAAAATTTTAAAAGAGAATTCTATTAGTGATTTTCCAAATAGCGAGATTAAAGATAACTATTTTGGGTTTCAGAATGATTTTAATTTTGCCCTTAAAGAAGCTGGCTATAAAGATGTTTATAATGAAGGCGATCCAAATAAATCAGTAAAAGGACTATCATTGTTCTTGAAAGTTAAAAACCAAACCTCAGTTAAAGTTCCTTCATGGGTTAATGAAATAAAAGATAAAGTATTAAAACTAAAAGATGAGATAGAAAGTGTTTTAGTCAAAGATGACAACGAGGATTTAACAGAGGAAGAAAGTGAAAATAATTTTAATTTTGGAGAAATACCATTCTAA
- a CDS encoding Type III restriction enzyme, res subunit, with amino-acid sequence MQLKIYQENAIDELLERTKRLLELGGNKKLVFKAPTGSGKTIMMAEFLKQLVDDRDIKQSLSFIWTAPRQLHIQSREKLENYFETSRALKCSYFEDLDDRKISENEILFFNWESINRADNVYIRDNEQDFNLSKVLERTKEDSRGIILIIDEAHHHATSEISQGLIQMIGPKLTIEVTATPATITNEDGKVFVQLEDVKREGMIKKGVILNDNFENFIKEGKIKTQKLSSGSEELVIDAAMEKRQELIKGFQKEGVNVNPLVLIQLPDRKTSLEDRIRERVESILKNKYKISTEKGNNRLAVWLSGEHINKENIEKQDNEVEVLIFKQAIALGWDCPRAQILVLFRQWHSPIFSIQTVGRIMRMPEPDKGYYKSEFLNYGYVYTNLDNIEITEDIAKNYITIYTSKRRFDPKLTLLSYYPKRHREKTRLSPLFTKIFLEQAKEYNRKKQIDTKAKKSDLKIISDYKAEDVDALAGAKIIGDKKIKASGSDMQKLFDFFICNNLTPFYPEDRSVARAKEAIYKFFYENFGFKWGESEDEIIQIVLSEKNSQHFVNILNKAKEKYQKEVEKIESEMIEVPNWNIPETLSFGSEYKKVESKKSIMQPFYSDEKWKSEIAFIDFLEKSDKVDWWFKNGDRDATFFAIPYKNGEKKPFYVDFIVKLKDGRIGLFDTKAGLTKQVAGPKIDGLYNYIQSENKKGKKYFGGIIVNTRPNYRGRWIYFNKKSKDFKDNSLDNWTSLIL; translated from the coding sequence ATGCAATTAAAAATTTATCAAGAAAATGCAATAGACGAGTTATTGGAAAGAACCAAACGTCTTTTAGAATTGGGCGGTAATAAAAAATTGGTTTTTAAAGCGCCTACTGGTTCAGGCAAAACAATAATGATGGCGGAATTTTTGAAGCAGTTAGTTGACGATAGAGACATAAAACAATCGCTGAGTTTTATTTGGACGGCACCACGACAACTTCATATTCAAAGCCGAGAGAAGTTAGAAAATTATTTTGAAACGAGCCGAGCTTTAAAGTGTTCCTATTTTGAGGATTTGGACGATAGAAAAATTAGCGAAAACGAAATTTTGTTTTTCAATTGGGAAAGTATAAATAGAGCGGACAATGTCTATATTCGGGATAATGAGCAGGATTTTAATTTATCAAAAGTATTAGAGAGAACAAAGGAAGATAGCCGGGGAATAATTTTAATCATTGATGAAGCCCATCATCATGCCACTAGTGAAATTTCACAAGGATTAATTCAGATGATTGGACCAAAATTAACAATTGAGGTTACGGCAACGCCAGCAACCATTACTAATGAAGACGGAAAAGTATTTGTTCAGTTAGAGGATGTTAAGAGAGAAGGAATGATTAAAAAGGGTGTGATTTTAAATGATAATTTTGAAAATTTTATTAAGGAAGGGAAAATAAAAACGCAAAAGTTGAGCAGCGGAAGCGAAGAATTAGTTATAGATGCGGCGATGGAAAAAAGACAAGAATTAATAAAGGGATTTCAAAAAGAGGGAGTTAATGTTAATCCTTTAGTTTTAATTCAATTACCTGATAGAAAAACAAGTTTGGAAGATAGAATAAGAGAACGAGTGGAAAGTATTTTAAAAAATAAATATAAAATTTCTACCGAAAAAGGGAATAATCGGTTAGCGGTTTGGCTTTCAGGTGAGCATATCAACAAAGAAAATATTGAAAAACAAGACAATGAGGTTGAGGTTTTAATTTTCAAACAGGCTATTGCTTTAGGTTGGGATTGTCCAAGAGCGCAGATTTTAGTTTTATTTAGACAATGGCACAGCCCAATTTTTTCAATCCAGACGGTTGGCAGAATTATGCGAATGCCCGAGCCTGATAAAGGTTATTATAAAAGCGAATTTTTAAATTATGGTTATGTTTATACTAACTTGGATAACATAGAGATTACAGAAGATATCGCCAAAAATTACATCACTATTTACACAAGTAAAAGGCGTTTTGACCCTAAATTAACTTTGCTTTCGTACTACCCGAAAAGACATCGCGAGAAAACAAGGTTATCTCCGCTTTTTACAAAGATATTTTTGGAACAGGCGAAAGAATATAATCGAAAGAAACAGATTGATACTAAAGCGAAAAAATCCGACCTAAAAATTATTTCTGATTACAAAGCCGAAGATGTTGACGCTTTGGCTGGGGCAAAAATTATAGGTGATAAAAAGATAAAAGCAAGTGGATCAGATATGCAAAAATTGTTTGATTTTTTTATATGCAATAATTTAACTCCTTTTTATCCCGAAGATAGATCGGTTGCAAGAGCTAAAGAAGCAATCTATAAATTTTTCTATGAGAATTTTGGCTTTAAGTGGGGTGAAAGCGAAGACGAAATAATTCAAATAGTTTTATCGGAAAAAAATTCTCAGCATTTCGTCAATATTTTAAACAAAGCAAAAGAAAAATACCAAAAAGAAGTTGAAAAAATAGAAAGCGAAATGATTGAGGTCCCGAATTGGAATATTCCAGAAACTTTATCTTTTGGAAGCGAATATAAAAAAGTTGAAAGTAAAAAATCAATTATGCAACCATTTTACAGTGACGAGAAATGGAAATCGGAAATAGCTTTTATCGATTTTTTAGAAAAGTCGGACAAAGTGGATTGGTGGTTTAAAAATGGTGATAGAGATGCCACATTTTTTGCCATTCCTTACAAAAATGGCGAAAAGAAACCTTTTTATGTTGATTTTATTGTGAAATTAAAAGACGGAAGAATTGGCTTATTTGATACAAAAGCCGGGCTGACA